The stretch of DNA CTGGGGACAGGTGTGCCGCGTTCACCCCGCGCGATCGAAGACGACCTGACCCCGCACGATGGTCAGGTCCGCGCGTCCCCGGAGCCGGCGCCCGCCGAAAGGCGTGTTCCGGCTCTTGGAGAAGAAGGTACCGGGCTCGACCACCCACTCCGCCGTCGGGTCGAGGACCACCACATCGGCCGTGGCCCCGCGCGCCAGGGAGCCGCCGGGCAGGTTGAAGATGCGGGCCGGCGTGGCGCTCATCCGCAGGATCAGGGTCGGCAGGTCGATCAGTCCGGTGCCGACCAGCTCCGTGATGGCGAGCCCCAGTGCCGTCTCCAGTCCGATGATGCCGTTGGGCGCGTCGTCGAACTCGCGCTCCTTGGCATCATAGTGGTGGGGCGCGTGATCGGTGCAGATGACGTCGATGGTCCCATCGCGCAGGGCCTGGCGGACGGCCTCGCGGTCCTCCGGCTCCCGGAGCGGCGGGCTCATCTTGGCGTTGGTGTTGTAGTCCTCGCAGGCCTCGTGGGTCAGCGTGAAGTGGTGGGGACACGCTTCCGCCGTCACCCGGATTCCCCGCTCCTTGGCGCGCCGGATCAGCTCCACCGAGCCCCGGGTCGACATATGACACAAGTGAACGTGGCCGCCGGTCAGCTCGGCCAGCAGAATGTCCCGCGCCACCATGATCTCTTCCGCGGCAGCCGGCACGCCTTTGAGACCCAGCCGGGTGGAGATCAGCCCCTCGTGCATCACGCCGCCGGCCGCGAGCGTCGGATCCTCGCAATGGTCCGCCACCGGAATGCCGAACGTGCGGGCGTACTCCAGGGCGGTCCGCATGAGGTGGCTGGAGACCACCGGCTTGCCATCGTCGCTCACCGCCACCGCGCCGGCCCCGACCAGCTCCCCGAACTCCGCGAGTTGGCGACCCTCCTGCCCCAGTGAGATCGCGCCGATCGGGTAGACCCGCGCCTTCGACGCCCGCTGCGCCTGGCTCACGATGAAGCCCACGGCCGCCTGGTTGTCGGTCACCGGATCGGTGTTGGGCATGGCGCACACGGCGGAGAAGCCGCCGGCCGCGGCGGCCATCGCCCCGGTGGCCACCGTCTCCAGATCCTCCTGCCCCGGCTCGCGCAGGTGGACGTGCAGATCGATGAGTCCGGGCGAGACCACCTTCCCCCCCGCCTCGACCACGAGGGCGCCGTCGGGACAGCCGAGGTTCTGGTCGATCGCCTCGACTTTGCCGTCCTGCAGCAACAGGTCGGCCGTGCGATCGATACCGTTCGCCGGATCGATGATCCGCCCACCCCGCACCAGGATCGGGTGCGGCATCAGTCGGCGCCCCCTGCCCCGCCACCGGCCTGGCTGGCCCAATCGGGCGAGCCGCCGGCCAGCAGGTACAGCACGGCCATGCGGACTGCCACGCCGTTGGTGACCTGGGGCAGGATCACGCTATGGGGGCCATCGGCCACGTCGCTGTCGATCTCGACGCCGCGGTTCATCGGGCCGGGGTGGAGGATCAGCAGGTCCTTGGGCGCCTTGCCCAGCCGCTCGGTGGTCACGCCGAACACCCGGTTGTATTCCCGGAGCGAGGGAAGAAACCCGCCTTGCATCCGTTCCAGCTGGAGTCGCAGGACATTCAGCGCGTCGGCCCACTGGATCGCGTCTTCGATCCGCGGCAGGATGGTGACGCCGAGCTCCTGGACGTTGCGAGGCAGGAGCGTCGCGGGCCCGCAGACCCCGACCTCGGCGCCGAGCTTGGTGAGGCCCCAGATGTTGCTGCGGGCCACCCGGCTGTGCAGGATGTCGCCGCAGATGGCGACCTTGAGGCCCGCGAGCCGCTTGAACCGGTCGCGCAAGGTCAGCATGTCCAGCAGGCCCTGGGTCGGGTGCTCGTGCTTCCCGTCGCCGGCGTTGATCACGTTCGAGCGGATCCGCTGCCCCAGGAACTGCGCCGCCCCGGACGCGCCGTGGCGGATTACCACCATGTCGATCCGCATCGCCTCGAGGTTGCGCGCCGTGTCGACCAGGGTCTCGCCCTTGCTGACCGAGCTGCCGGCCGAGGCCACGTTCACCGTGTCGGCGCTCAGGCGCTTCTCCGCGAACTCGAAGGAGATGCGGGTGCGGGTGGACGCCTCGAAGAAGAGATTGACGATGGTCTTGCCGCGGAGGGCCGGCACCTTCTTGATGGGCCGCTCGCTGACCGCCTTGAACGGCTCCGCCGTATCGAGGATGAGCTGGATCTGCGCCGGGCTCAACGGCTCCAGGCCCACCAGGTCCTTGCCCAGGCTCGGCGCGGCGGTCACCTCAGCTTTCCCGGACCAGCTCGACGGCATCGCGGCCGTCGAGCTCGGAGACGAAGACGTCGACCCGGTCGCCCGGCGCGACGCTCACGGTGGTGCCCACGATGTCCGCCTGGATCGGCAGCTCCCGGCCGCCGCGATCGATCAGCACACAGAGCAGGATGCGGCGAGGCCGCCCGAAATCCGCGCATTCGTCGAGCGCGGCCCGCACGGTGCGGCCGGTGTAGAGCACGTCGTCCACGATGACGATCGTTCTGCCGTCCAGGTCGGGAAGCTGGGTTTCGCCCACCACCGGGCGAGGCCCGACCGTCTGGAGATCGTCGCGATAGAGCGTGATGTCGAGCTTCCCGGAGGGGACGGCGGAGCCTTCCGCTTGATCGATGAGCCGCTTGAGCCGGTCGGCGAGCTCCACACCCCGCCGTTGAATCCCCACCAGGACGAGGTCCTCGGTGCCGCGGCAGCGCTCGACGATCTCAGTAGCCATGCGCACCAGGGTCCGGCCGAGCGCGCGGTCGTCCAGGAGAGGAGAACGGGAGGGCATCGGGGCGGGAAGCTACTGTCGGCCGCGAGGCTGCGCAACTCGCGAAAAACGGCCCGCCCTGCCGGGCAGGGTGGTCTCGAGAGTCCATCCGGGCTGGTTTCAGTTGCCGGTGGACAGCGCCAGCCACGGCGAGGCGGAGGCCGAGCCCCTGTGCCTCAGACTTCCAGGCGTTCCCCTTCCTTGCTGGCGTAGGCGTAGAGCACCGGCGTGAGAAACACACTGATCAGGAGGCGCGAGAAAAGGCCACCGACGATGACCAGGGCGAACGGGCGCTGAGCGTCGGAACCGACGCCGGTGGAGAGGGCTGCCGGCAAGAGGCCAAGCGCGGCCACCAAGGCGGTCATCATGATCGGCCGAAGCCGCTGAAGGGCGGCTTCGCGGGTCGCCTCTCTGATACCGAGGCCGCCGAGCCGGAGCTCGTTGGCATACGAGATGTACACCACGGCCGTCTGCACCGAGACCCCGAAGAGCGCCAGAAACCCGATACCGGATGACACGGAGAACGGCGTCCCGCTCAGCGCCAGTGCAACCAGGCCCCCCACCGGCGCGGAGAGCACCACGCCGAGGACGGTGATGAAGGGGAAGCTGAAATTACGGTACAGGGCGAACAGCAGCACGAAAATGAGGCCGATAGTGAGCGGCAGGACCACCGCGAGCTGCGTCCGTGACGCGGTGTACTCCTCGTACTCGCCACCCCAGATCACCCGGTACCCCGGCGGAAGGGGTACGGCAGCACGCACCGCACGCTCAGCATCCTGAACGGTGCTGGCGAGATCCCGCCCTTCCACTGCGAACTGGACGCCGATGTACCGGGAGTTGTCTTCGCGGTAGATGAACGAGGCCCCACTGGTGACACCGATGGACGCGAGCTCGCGCAGCGGGATCTGTTGGCCCTCCGGCGCGGCGACGAGTATCCCCCCGATCTGCTCCGGCGTCTCACGGAAGCTGGGAGCCAGCCGGACGACCAGGTCGAAGGACTTCTCTCCCTGCACCACCGATGTCGCGGCCACGCCACCGACCGCCGCTTCGATCAGCCCATTCACGTCGGCCATGTTGATGCCATAGCGCGCAATCTTGCCCCGATCGATCTGAATGGTGAGACTGGGCTGCCCCAATTCCTCCACCACAGTGATCCGGTTCATGCCGCGGACACCGTGCAGCACGCGCTCGATCGCCCGCCCCTTCGCCTCCAATACCTGGAGATCAGGGCCGAACACCTTCACCGCCAGGGCGCTCTTGAGTCCGGTCTCGGCCTCGTCGACAGCGTCCTCCGCCGGTTGCGTGTAATTGAAGCTCACTCCCGGGAAGACCGACAGCTTGCGATTCATGGCAGCAATCAAGTCGGCCTTCCTGTGGTAGGGGCCGTGCCACTCGTCATACGGTTTGAGGCCGACGTAGAACTCCGCGTTGAAGAAGCCAATCGGATTGGTGCCGTCGTCCGGACGCCCGTGCTCGGAGGCGACGACGGTCACTTCAGGGAACCCCCGGAGGATTTGACGGAATTGGGGAACCAACTTGCCTGATTCCTCGAGCGAGATGGTCGCAGGCATGGTGGCCCTGACCCAGAGCGCCCCCTCGTCGAGGTGCGGCATGAACTCGGCCCCCATTCCGGCCGCGAGCAGGAGGGACGCTCCGAATACCGCGAGCGATGCCAGCACGGTGACGCGCGGCCGCGCCAGACACCAGTCGAGCACCAGGGTGTAGGTCTGATGCACCGCCTCGAACGCGACGTTTCTGCGCTCGCGCACCCCTCCCCGGAGGAACAGCGCGCACAACACTGGAATGAGAGTCAAGGTCAGCGCCAGCGCACCCACGAGGGCGAAGATGGTCGTGTCGGCGATGGGTCGGAATAGCCTGCCCGACGGGCCCGAGAGCGCGTAGATCGGCAAAAACCCCGCGACGATGATCGCGACCGCGTAGACCACCGGCCGATCCACCTCCGAGGCCGCTTCCGCGATCACCTCCTGTATGGAGTACCGGGTACCGTGGCGGATTGCCAGGCGACGGTAAATGTTCTCCACCATCACCACCGAACCGTGCACCAGAATCCCGAAGTCGATGGCGCCAATGGAGAGCAGGTTGGCCGGAATGCCTCGCAGGTTGAGACAGATGAACGCGAAGAGAAGGGAGAGTGGGATCGTCACGGCGGCGATTAGCCCCGACCGGGCATCGAACAGAAAGAAGATCAGGACTACGACCACGAGGAGAATGCCCCGGAGCAGGTTGTCCTCCACCGTCCGGGTGGTCAGCCGGATCAGGTCACTCCGGTCGTAGAACGGGACAATGCGCACATCCTTCGGGAGCACCAGCCGATTCAGCTGCTCCGTTTTGGTCTGTACTCGCTGGAGCACGATCTGCGCCTGCTCCCCGGTTCGCATCAGCACGACGCCTTCGACGGCGTCCAGCCGGTCGTTGAACCCGAACTGCCCCAGGCGGGGCGCGTACCCGATGACTACCTGGCCGACATCGCGGACGAGAATCGGGGTGCCATTCT from Gemmatimonadales bacterium encodes:
- a CDS encoding dihydroorotase, encoding MPHPILVRGGRIIDPANGIDRTADLLLQDGKVEAIDQNLGCPDGALVVEAGGKVVSPGLIDLHVHLREPGQEDLETVATGAMAAAAGGFSAVCAMPNTDPVTDNQAAVGFIVSQAQRASKARVYPIGAISLGQEGRQLAEFGELVGAGAVAVSDDGKPVVSSHLMRTALEYARTFGIPVADHCEDPTLAAGGVMHEGLISTRLGLKGVPAAAEEIMVARDILLAELTGGHVHLCHMSTRGSVELIRRAKERGIRVTAEACPHHFTLTHEACEDYNTNAKMSPPLREPEDREAVRQALRDGTIDVICTDHAPHHYDAKEREFDDAPNGIIGLETALGLAITELVGTGLIDLPTLILRMSATPARIFNLPGGSLARGATADVVVLDPTAEWVVEPGTFFSKSRNTPFGGRRLRGRADLTIVRGQVVFDRAG
- a CDS encoding aspartate carbamoyltransferase catalytic subunit, encoding MTAAPSLGKDLVGLEPLSPAQIQLILDTAEPFKAVSERPIKKVPALRGKTIVNLFFEASTRTRISFEFAEKRLSADTVNVASAGSSVSKGETLVDTARNLEAMRIDMVVIRHGASGAAQFLGQRIRSNVINAGDGKHEHPTQGLLDMLTLRDRFKRLAGLKVAICGDILHSRVARSNIWGLTKLGAEVGVCGPATLLPRNVQELGVTILPRIEDAIQWADALNVLRLQLERMQGGFLPSLREYNRVFGVTTERLGKAPKDLLILHPGPMNRGVEIDSDVADGPHSVILPQVTNGVAVRMAVLYLLAGGSPDWASQAGGGAGGAD
- the pyrR gene encoding bifunctional pyr operon transcriptional regulator/uracil phosphoribosyltransferase PyrR gives rise to the protein MPSRSPLLDDRALGRTLVRMATEIVERCRGTEDLVLVGIQRRGVELADRLKRLIDQAEGSAVPSGKLDITLYRDDLQTVGPRPVVGETQLPDLDGRTIVIVDDVLYTGRTVRAALDECADFGRPRRILLCVLIDRGGRELPIQADIVGTTVSVAPGDRVDVFVSELDGRDAVELVRES
- a CDS encoding CusA/CzcA family heavy metal efflux RND transporter; this translates as VPTNLSSTSRSAIHRIVTLALGQPAVVLAVAVITAAVGTWSFSRLPVDAYPDIAPPMVEIVTQWPGQAAEEVERLITVPIETEMNGLPNLDVVRSISLYGLSDVRLVFKDGTDNYFARERVFERLRDAEVPDGVTPDVAPLFSPSGLVYRYVLQSPDRSPMELKTIQDWVLSKAYKAVPGVADLSGFGGQTMQYQVVLDPTKVAGAGLSVPAIAEALGANNGNAGGGFYSEGGQFFYVRGLGRLRTPEDIGEIVLAVKNGTPILVRDVGQVVIGYAPRLGQFGFNDRLDAVEGVVLMRTGEQAQIVLQRVQTKTEQLNRLVLPKDVRIVPFYDRSDLIRLTTRTVEDNLLRGILLVVVVLIFFLFDARSGLIAAVTIPLSLLFAFICLNLRGIPANLLSIGAIDFGILVHGSVVMVENIYRRLAIRHGTRYSIQEVIAEAASEVDRPVVYAVAIIVAGFLPIYALSGPSGRLFRPIADTTIFALVGALALTLTLIPVLCALFLRGGVRERRNVAFEAVHQTYTLVLDWCLARPRVTVLASLAVFGASLLLAAGMGAEFMPHLDEGALWVRATMPATISLEESGKLVPQFRQILRGFPEVTVVASEHGRPDDGTNPIGFFNAEFYVGLKPYDEWHGPYHRKADLIAAMNRKLSVFPGVSFNYTQPAEDAVDEAETGLKSALAVKVFGPDLQVLEAKGRAIERVLHGVRGMNRITVVEELGQPSLTIQIDRGKIARYGINMADVNGLIEAAVGGVAATSVVQGEKSFDLVVRLAPSFRETPEQIGGILVAAPEGQQIPLRELASIGVTSGASFIYREDNSRYIGVQFAVEGRDLASTVQDAERAVRAAVPLPPGYRVIWGGEYEEYTASRTQLAVVLPLTIGLIFVLLFALYRNFSFPFITVLGVVLSAPVGGLVALALSGTPFSVSSGIGFLALFGVSVQTAVVYISYANELRLGGLGIREATREAALQRLRPIMMTALVAALGLLPAALSTGVGSDAQRPFALVIVGGLFSRLLISVFLTPVLYAYASKEGERLEV